The sequence CCTCGCGCTGTTCTGATGGGTCCATTCCTATACCCCGCAGGAAAAGCCCGACCGCCTCGTTCGGATGAAGCTGCGGTAAGTGGTTGGTATACCCTTCCATCAACCGAAAGCCACCCGTCGGCCCGGCAATAGCTTGGATGGGGATTCCTGCTTCGCACAGAGTCGCGAGGTCGCGATGGATCGTGCGCTCTGAAGTCTCGAGTGCCTCGGCCAGTTCCCGGGCCTTCAGCTGCCCGCGCGATTCCAGCAGCACGAGAACGGCCAGGAGACGATGGAGACGCATCGTAGGCTCCGAGAAAGAGTGTGGTTGCATTCTATAACCATGACAGGCTGTTGTCAAGGTTCGCCTGGTATGATATGGTCACCGAGCAATGAGGAGGGAGCGAGAATGGCCGATCAGTTCATGGCGCACTGTGGTATTGACTGCGAAGCCTGCACGTACCGAGAGTCGGCGGGCTGTGCCGGTTGTTTGGCAGCCAAAGGGAAGCCGTTCTGGGGTGAGTGCGCGCTGGCCGCGTGCTGCATCGGAAAGGGGCATGACCACTGCGGGGAGTGTCAGGAGTTCCCGTGCGCGACGCTGAATGAGTACGCGTACGATCCCCAGAACGGCGACAACGGCAAGCGCATCCTCAACCTGAGAGCCTGGAATGAAGTCGGGTACGATGTTTGACGACGCGAGCAGAAGAAGCAGTAAGGGCGTGCGGTGAGTCTCAGCAAGGAAGTGATCTTCGCTGAACGTCTTCGTCGGCAGCGGCTGCTGAAGCCGGTGAAGACACGCGCGGACTACCTGGCGCTGTTTTCGCTGCTGCAGCCCGTTTCCCCGCCGTACTTCTCCTATCCGGGAAGCCCTCCGAGCATGACGCATCGCGCTGTCTCTGACATGGAACTGGCAGAGCGTTTCCGCGAGCGTCGTGGATTGGTGAAAGGGCGCTTCCTTAACAAGACGATCGGCTACGTGTTAGCGGATGACCTGGAGCTGTACGCCAACGCGTTCTGCCGGCCGCTGGGCAAGATGACGACGATGCAACGACGGGTCTACGATGCGCTCGCGACTGCCGGCCCGCTAACCCCCCGCCAGATCAGCGAGGAAACCGACCTGCTGAATAAGGAAGTCATGCCTGGACTGCACCGGCTGCAAGAGGCATTCCTCGTTTACGAAGACCAGCTCACGACCGATTGGGAACGCGGGTGGTATCTCTTCGGTTCCGAGTGGCCGGAGATCACCATTGAGAAGGAGCGTTGGGAGCCGGCTGGCTCCGAGGTGCTGCTCCGCTTCCTCACGGGCCATGTCTTCGCTACCACGCGGCAGATCAAGGACTGGTCAGGCTGGGCGGTGAAGGACCTCAATCGTCTCCTTGCCGGGCTTGAGGCACGGGACGCCGTCGTTCCGATCACCATCAGAGCCCTTGGCGAAGGCTGGTTGCGGCCCGAGGATGCAAACCTGCCGGCTGATCCCGTGCCGCCGACAGTCTTCATGCTCCACAGAGCCGACCCGCTCGTGCGCTCTCATGTCACTGAGTTGAGAGAACGATACAGAGGCATCGAGGTGTTGCAGTACCTGCTCATCGACGGCGCCTTCCAAGGCGCAGTCTCCGGCCACTGGCGCATTGGGCCCCATGATGTTGAAGACATCATCGTTGATCTCAGCCGTGGTGAGCGCGCTGGCAGGAAGGCGGAGATCATGCAGGCAGTCGCTTGGAAGTACCACCTGCCATCCCATCGCATTCTTCGCTACGCGGGAGAGCCCCTGGCCGCTTGATGGAGTCCAGCCCGTCCCTTGGGCTGGAGAGGAACTCCGTCGCCTCTTGCTGAGAGATCCCCACTCGCGGAGAGCCCGAGCGACCAAAGGGCGGGCGTTGGCATGTAATGGCCTCCTTGTCGCCTGATTTCCCTCGCAGTTCGATTCGGACACGCTGACCACTCCGACACTTCGAACCTCCGTCCGGTAAGTATCTACTGGGCGAAGGCGGTCAGCAGACCCCCTCGCACCACCAGGTTTGGGTCGTGATGACTGGCGAGGAGAGGGAAGATGTCGAACCCATTGGACCCCGAGATGATGTGCCCGGCCGAGCGGCTTGAGGAGGCGGCCTCCCTGCTGGCCAGGGGCATCCTGCGGCGTCGTCTCAGGACGGCGGACGGGAGAGAGAAATCTCTTGATGTTCTTCGGGAAGCGAGCGATGAATGTGTCGAACCCCAGCTCGTGCTTCGTAGCGAAGAAGCCTCGCTACTTCGCAGAGTAGCATCGGACGGGAGAGATACATGAGTGACAGCACGCTGAGACAGATCGCTCAACTGAACAAGCTGAGCTTCATCTGGTCTGGGGGAAGCCTGGGGCCGGATCAGTTCCAGGTGGAAGTGGACGGCAGGCTGGTAGGACACACCCCCATTGAGCAGCTCAGCACGCCGCGCGACCCCCAACCCTTGACCCTCCACGAGCGGGGCTGATACACTGCCGCCGGGCACCGACATGGCATTCACCACACCGCTGATCGCCGTGACCGGTAAACGCGCCCCCGGCTCCGACGTCTGGACGCCGCGGTCGGCCTATCTGGGTGCGCTGGAAAGCGCCGGCGCGGCGCACCTGGCGATCCAGCGCCGTGAGGAGCTGGGGGTCGCCGCCGGCCTCCTGCTCACCGGCGGCGGCGACATTGCGCCGTGGCGCTACGGGCGCGCGGCCCAGCCCCGGCTGGGGCCGGTGGACGAGGAGCGGGACGAACTCGAGCTGGAGCTGGTCGCGGACGCCCAGGCGGGCGACTTGCCGGTGCTGGCGATTTGCCGCGGGATGCAGGTGCTGGTGGTCGCGCACGGGGGCAGGTTATGGCAGGACTTGCCCTCGGAGCTGCCGCACAGTCTCGACCACGGGCGCGGTGCGGGGCGCGGGGCAGGCGCGGAACGAGCATCACACCAGGTGCTGCTGGGCGCGGGCACCGTCGCAGCGGCCGCCGTCGGCGCTGTTCGAGCGGAGGTCAACAGCAGTCACCATCAAGCCGCCCAGACCGTCGGCGACCGCCTCGTGATCTCCGGCTGGGGGCCTGATGGCGTGATCGAAGCCGTGGAGATGCCCGGCGCGCGCTTTGTCCTCGCTGTGCAGTGGCATCCGGAAGACATCCTGGAGTGCGCGGGGCAGGCTGGGATCTTCGCCGCGTTCGTCGCTGCGGCGCGCCGCCGATAGGTCGAGCGCGCGCACGGCCGACCCCCGCCAATGCGGCGCGTTCCCGCGCAGTTTTCCGGTCAAGCACACGAGGCGCCGAGAGATCGCCGGGCGTACCCGAGCCAACGTGCTTCCGGTCCCTAGAGGAAGACGGCGATGGGCCGAGAATACTAACAGCTGTCCATTATCCAAGAAGGGTGGAACAGAAATGCTAGTGCCGAGCAAGACCATCATCGAAGAAGCAGTGAAGGGCAACTATGCGGTGGGCGCCTTCAACGCCGTCAACATGGAGAGCGCACAGGCGATCTTCGCCGCCGCCGAGCGCGAGCGCGCGCCCTTTATCATCCAAATCACGCAGACGACCCTGGCCTACACCGAGCCCGAGGAGCTATTCGCCGTCATCCGTGCCCTTGCCGACCGCGCAACGGTGCCCGTCGCCGCGCATCTCGACCACGGGCGCTCCTTCGACGTCGTGATGCGCTTCCTACGCCTGGGGATGACCTCGGTCATGATTGACGGTTCGCTGCAGGAGGATGGCAAGACGCCGCGCTCCGACCAGGAGAATATCGAGGTCACGTGCAAGGTGGTGGAGGCCGCCCACGCCCTCGGCGTCACCGTCGAGGGTGAGATCGGTCGCCTGGGCGTCATCGAGGCCGCGCATGAGGACCATCTGACCGTCCCCGCCGAAGCCAAGCGCTTCGTGGAGGACACCGGCGTGGATCTGCTCGCGGTAGGCATCGGCACCACCCATGGACTCTACAAGGGCACCCCCGTTATTGACCATGCTCGCCTGGCCGAGATTCATGCGGTCACGCCGGTTCCGCTGGTCATGCACGGCGGCACCGGCGTCCCCGACGACGCGGTGCGCAAGGCGGTGCCCCTGGGCATCCGCAAAGTCAACATAGACACCCAGATTCGCGTTGCGTTCTTCGACGCGATCGGGGTGCAAGTCCACAAGACGGAGAAGGAGCACGCCGAGGCCGAGGCCAAGGGCGGCGTGCGTAAGTACGACATCCGCAAGCTGCTCGGCCCCGCGCGCGACGCGATGATCGAGGCCATCGCCGACCGCATGCGGGTTTTCGGCGCCGCCGGCAAGGCGTGACGCGAGCCCGAGCGTGAGTTGCGCCCGGCTCACGCGGCGTCGTTCAACGGAAGCTGCGGCGTCCGCGGCAGCGGATCGAAGGCGGCCTGGGCGGCGAGGCGTGCGACCTCGGAGGTACTCGCGGCGCGCGCTCCCATTGTCTCCAGGCGCTCGACGCCGGCCGCAAATTCCGGTTCCTTCCACGTCACGGCGAGAACGGGACGCCCCGCCTGGAGTGCGCGCTTGGCGGTGGCGAAGCTGCCCCCGCCCCGCCTGCACTGCGCGACGATGACCGCCCTGGCAAGGCCGGCCTGGATGCGGTTGCGGGCGAGCAGGGTCTCTCGGCTCGCGAGCATGCCCGTCGGCACCTCCGATACCAGCGCACCCGCGCCCGCCACCTCTTCCGCCAGGCTGCGGTGCCGGCTTGGCGTCACCCGCTCGAGGCCGCTGCCCAGCACGGCGACGGTACGCCCGGCCGCCGCCAGGGCACCGCGGTGGGCAGCGCCATCAACGCCCAGGGCCAGGCCGCTGACCACGGTGACGCCGCGCCCGGCAAGCGATCGGGCGATGTCCGCGGCGACTGAGGCTCCATGCTGCGAGGGGCTGCGAGTGCCGACGATTGCCACCCCGGCGTCGTCCGCCGGCGCGAATGAGCCGCGCACGTACAGTAGGGGAGGAGCGTCGCGCAAGCTCCGCAGATTGGTTGGATAAGCCTGGTCATCCGCGGTCACCAGCCATATCCCGGCCTCCTGCAGCCGCTGCTCCAGCTTCTCCAGTCGCCCGCCGTCGGCGGCCAAGTGCCGCAGGGCGGTCGCCTGGGCGGGAGTGAGGGAGCCGACCGCGATGAGGTCCTCCGTGGTGGCTTCCAGCGCCGCTTCAGGAGATCCGAAACGCGACGCGAGCCGAAGCAGCGTGACCGCGCCAGCGCCGGGAATATGGTTCAGGGCAAGCCAGGCGAGCCTGCGGGGGATCATTCGGCGTCGCCGGTGGCCGCGCAGTTGCCGCATCGCCCGGCGCCCGGGGAGGGCGCCGGCGGCTCCTTCCAGGCCGCTATCATGTCGGCGAATACGCGCTTGACGACCGCCACCTGCCCGGCCATGTGTGACGATATCTGCCCATGTCGTAGCGGCTCCTGCGACATCCCTGCCGCGTAATTGGCGACGACCGCGAGGGCTGCGTAGCACAGGCCGGCTTCACGCGCGAGGGGGGCCTCAGGCACGCCCGTCATTCCCACCACGTCTCCGCCCAGGCGGCGAAACATCTCGATCTCGGCCGGCGTCTCGAAGCGCGGCCCCTGGGTGCACACGTACACCACCGACGGATGCAAGGCCTGCTCCAGAAAGCGCCCCGCGCGCTGCATCGCCTCGCGCAGGTCGGGGCAGTAGGGCTCGGTCATGTCCACATGCCGCACCGAGGGACTGTCCCCGAATGGGGACTGTCCCCTTGCACCCTCGAAAAACGTGCTCGTGCGGCCGTGGGTGAAATCAATAAACTGCGACGGGAGAGCGAGCTCCCCCGGCTGGATGGACGAGTTGAGGGAACCGACCGCCGCCGAAGCCAGGATGCGTTCGACGCCGAGCGCCCTCAGCGCCGCGATGTTTGCGCGGTGGTTTATCTGGTGCGGGGGCACCGCGTGCTCCCGCCCGTGGCGCGCGATGAAAGCGACCTCCTCGCCGCCAAAGGGGGTCAGGTCAACCAAGACCGTGCCGTAGGCCGTCTCGACGGATCGCGTCTCGACCGCCTCCCCGATCGCGTAGAAGCCCGTGCCGCCGATGATCCCGAATCGCATGTCATTGCCTCTCGCCGGACGCGCCGGAGGGACAGTCCCCGCCCGCCCATAACTTCCACGAACGCCGCGAACAACCTGCCCGCGACCCGCGCGGCGGTTCTTGCGTTACCGGAAGGATAGCACTTTCTTGATCCGATCTCCACTCTGCGCGAACATACCCACGGCTTCGGAGTCCTTGCTGAGCGCCCTTGATCGCGATATAATCTCGTGCGTGGCGGCGCTCTGCGCCGCTTTGGTTGACACTGGACCAGCGCCGGGCCGCGCGATCAGACCCGATACGGAGGTCATCCCTGCCCGCATCGCCCTGGAGAAGCTCGCAGGGAAGTAGCACGCGGCGTGCGCGATAAGCGCAGCGCCTGGAGAGGGGAGGAGGGTCATGTGCTGCGGCATGCGCATCCACAAGGCCATATTGGTCGCGGTGCTGTCGGTGGTTACCGTCGCCTTGCGGTCAGACGCATCGGTCGGTGCGACTTCCCTGGATGAGGCCCGTGCAATGGTCAAGGGCGCGTATGACGCGAACCGGCGCGGGGATCATGCGGAAGCGGTGCGGCTGGCGGGCATGGTGGTAAGTGAAAAGGGCGACCTGGCGGCGTACTGGGCAGGCCCCAACGCCAAGCACCCGGCGCCCGAGGCGGACATCCAGGACCCCGTAGCCTTCGTCCGCGCCCAACTCCAGGCCGCGCGCGACACCGGCGCGGAGCTCAACCTCGAGATCGCGGGCACGCGCGCCCGCGCTGAGTTGCTGCGCGGCTACGTCGGCATCGGCGACTGGTGGGCCGCGGCGCGCCTGGCCGAGGAGATCGTGCGCGAGAATCCGCGCGCCAACCTCACCTGGGGAGACCTGTGGGTCGCCCGCAAGCATCTAGCGGCGGGGAATCCGTCCTTCCCGTGGGTGTTGGTCCTCTCCGCGCCAGGCGGCCGCTATCTGTCTTCGCGCCGCCCGGTGGTGGAGAGCGATGTGGTGTGGACCGAGGTGCGCGCGCTGGCGGAGATGCCCGACAGCCGCGTTCAATGGGACGCCGGTCAGCGCTGCGCGACCGTTGCGGTGGGGGGACGGAGCTTCGGTTTCCGACCGGATTCGGTGGAGGTGGGAGTGGACGGGAAGACAATCGTGGCGCCCCAAGCGCCGCGGATGCAGGACGGGCGCACCTGGGTCTCGGTGGAGGCGCTCACCGCCGCGGGCTTCTGGAGCCAGAGCTACCCGGAGGCACGGATGGTGATCGTCGGCATCGGCCCCGGCGCAGCGACGATCCAAGGCGGCGGCGCTGGAATCGAGGGGCGATGAGCGGATCATTGTGTCTGAATGGCAGGTGGGGGCTAACCTACGCCGAGGGCGTGCCGCGGATGGATGCAGACAGCCTGACCGCCCCGGTGCTGCGGGGCCGACGCTTGCTGGAGGCGCGCGTGCCGGCGCCCATCCACCAGGTGCTGATGGAGGCGGGACTGCTCGATGATCCGAACGTCGGCTTGAACTCCCTGCGGGCGCGCTGGGTGGAGGAGCAGTTCTGGGTCTATCACCACACATTCGAGGCGCCGGCGGAAGCGGCCGAGCAAACCGCGTGGCTGGTGTTCGAGCGCCTGGAATGGGACGCCGTAGTGCTGCTCAACGGCGAGAAGATCGGCCGCCACGCCAACGCCCATCTCCCCGCACGCTTCAATGTCACCGGCAACCTGCGCGCGGGCGAGAACCTGGTGGTGGTGAAGACCGAGGCCGGATTGCACGCGGCCGCGGATCAGTCCGCAGCGGCGTACGCTCCCAGCGAGATAGACCGCCTGACCAAGCGCCAACTACAGCGCAAGCCCCAGTACCAGTGCGGATGGGATTGGAACCCCCGCCTGATGAACGTCGGCATCCTGGGCGACGTGCGCCTGGAGTGGCGCGCGACCCCGCGCCTCGACCAGGTGACGGTCTTCGCGGTTCCCAGCGATGATCTCTCCACCGCGATGATGTACGTGCGCGCTACCGTGGAGGGCATCGAGGAAGAGCCGGTGGAGGCCACCCTGCGCGCGCGCATCGTGGACACCGGGCAGGAAGTCACGGCGCCGCTGACGATCACCCCCGGGGAGAGCCGCCACGAGGTGACGCTGATGATCTCCGCCCCCCGGTTGTGGTGGCCCGTCGGGCACGGCGAGCAGTTCCGCTACACCGTCGAGGTGGCGCTGGAGGCCGAGGGGGAGACCCAAACCGTCACCCGCCGAACGGGCGTCCGCCGCGTGGAGATGGATCAGTCGCCGCACCCGGTGGAGGGCCGTTACTGCGTGCTCAAACTTAACCATCGCCCCGTCTTCTGCAGAGGCGGCAACTGGGTGCCGCCGGACCTGCTGTACAGCGCGGTCACTGCCGAACGCTACCGCAAGCTGGTGGAGCTGGCAGTCGGGGCCAATTTCAACATGCTGCGGGTGTGGGGCGGCGGGACCTTCGCCGACCATGCGCTGCTGGACGCCTGTGACGAGGCAGGGGTGCTGATTTGGCACGATTTCCTGTTCGCTTGCGCGAAGTATCCGGGTGACGATCCCGCGTTCGCAGCGGAGGTGCGGCGCGAGGTCACCTGGGCGGTGCGCGAGCTGGCGCACCACCCGTCGCTGGTGGTGTGGTGCGGCAACAATGAGATCGAGTGGGGGGACTGGGACTGGGCCTACGACAGCCGCTACAAGACGCATCCGCACTACGCGATCTTCCACCACGACCTTCCGCGGATCGTGCGCGCCGAGGATCCCTCCAAGTCGCACTGGATTAGCTCGCCGTATTCTCCCGACTACAAGCATCCCAATGACCCGACAGTGGGTGACCAGCATCCGTGGGGCGTGTCAATCCTCACGCCGGGGGCCGCCGACTGGTGGGCATACCGCGGCTGCGTTGATCGCTTCCCCAACGAGGGCGGGGTGATCGGCGCGTCCTCGCCCGCGACCCTGTGCCAGTTCCTGCCGGAGAACGAGCGGTATCTCCTGTCGCCGAGCTGGGAGCACCACGATAATCCGCTGGCGTGCACCGACGCCGACCCGGACCAGATCGGCAGGGCCTACGCCACCGTCGAGCTGTGGCTCGGCCGCGACCCGCTGACGATGGAGTGGCAGGACTACGCGTTTGCCAGCGCCTTGCTGCAGGCCGAGGGCTTGCAGGAGTATATCGCCAACTACCGGCGACGCATGTTCAGCAGCGCGGCGGCGGTGTTCTGGAGCTACAACGACTCCTGGCCGGTGACCCACGGTTGGACGATTGTGGACTACTACCTGCGGCGCAAGCTCGCCTACCATCCAGTGCGCCGGGCGTTCCAGCCGGTGACGGTGGTGGCGGCGGAGGAGGACGGTGTGGTTACGATATGGGGCGTCAACGATACGCCGCAGGAGTGGTCGGGCGAGCTGCGGTACGGCATCTTCGCGCTGGCCGGCGGCTTGCCCCGTGACGAGACGCTGGCGGTGACCCTGGCCGCTAACGCCTCCTCTCCACTCGCCCGTTTCGAGCGCGCGGAATGGGACACCGCGGGCCTGACGAAGAACGGCGCGTTCGCGGTCCTACTCGCCGAGGGGCCGCCGATCGCCCAGCACCGGCTCTTCCTCGAGCGTTTCAAGGACCTCGCGTTCGCCGAACCCTGCATCACGACGACGGTCGCCGGCGACACGCTGACGTTGACCTCCGACGCCTTCGCCTGGGGCGTGTGCCTCGACGTGGAGGGGGAGGTCCCGCTGGCGGACAACTGCTTTGACCTCATACCGGGTGTGCCATACCTCATGCCCTGGCGTGCTGGTTCGGGGGAGCCGCGCGTCGTGCGCCTGGGCAACCGCGACGCGGTTGCGCCCTTGGCGCGCGGCTGAGCAGGGCGGGGGCGCGCCCGCGCCGAATAGAAGGCAAATCGCACCGCAAGGGAGGCGAATCGTGAGCATCAAGCTGTTGACAATGCTGTTGGTGCTTCTCATCTGTGTCGCCCAGGGGCTGGCGGCGGGCAACATCGTCACCATCGAGCGCGGGGGGCACCTGCTGCTCAACGGTAAGCGCTTCTTCCCGCTGGCCCTCTACACCAAGCCGCAAGGCCCGGAGCCTTTCCGCCAGATGGCGCAGGCGGGCTTCAACCTGGTGGGGGCGGGCTTCGACCGCGAGACGTTTGATGCCGCCGCCAAGGCCGGGGTCTATTGCTGGATACCCCTCGGCGGCACGATGGACCTGTCCCAGGACCGCCAGCAGCGCGAGGCAAAGATCCGCCAAACCGTAGCCGCGGCCAAGGATCATCCGGCGCTGCTGATGTATGAGAGCAGGGACGAGCCTGCCTGGACCTGGCAGGAGCCGGCCAAGGCCCCGGCCTCCGCCGAGGGCCTGGCGCTCGGCTACCGCCTGGTGAAAGAGCTCGACCCCCACCATCCGGTGACACTCAACCATGCTCCCCGCAACACCGTCGCCACCTTGCGCAAGTATAACGCCGCTACCGATGCGGTGTCGGTGGACATCTACCCCGTGGTGCCGCCGGACATCCTGCACATCTACGCCATCACCGCCGACGGCCGCCACGGCGACTTGCGCAACCAGACGCTGTCGTGCGTGGGTGAATACGCGGACAAGATGCGCGCGGTCGCGGGGTTAGAGCGCCCAGTATGGA comes from Armatimonadota bacterium and encodes:
- a CDS encoding DUF3795 domain-containing protein — its product is MADQFMAHCGIDCEACTYRESAGCAGCLAAKGKPFWGECALAACCIGKGHDHCGECQEFPCATLNEYAYDPQNGDNGKRILNLRAWNEVGYDV
- a CDS encoding glycoside hydrolase family 2 protein, giving the protein MSGSLCLNGRWGLTYAEGVPRMDADSLTAPVLRGRRLLEARVPAPIHQVLMEAGLLDDPNVGLNSLRARWVEEQFWVYHHTFEAPAEAAEQTAWLVFERLEWDAVVLLNGEKIGRHANAHLPARFNVTGNLRAGENLVVVKTEAGLHAAADQSAAAYAPSEIDRLTKRQLQRKPQYQCGWDWNPRLMNVGILGDVRLEWRATPRLDQVTVFAVPSDDLSTAMMYVRATVEGIEEEPVEATLRARIVDTGQEVTAPLTITPGESRHEVTLMISAPRLWWPVGHGEQFRYTVEVALEAEGETQTVTRRTGVRRVEMDQSPHPVEGRYCVLKLNHRPVFCRGGNWVPPDLLYSAVTAERYRKLVELAVGANFNMLRVWGGGTFADHALLDACDEAGVLIWHDFLFACAKYPGDDPAFAAEVRREVTWAVRELAHHPSLVVWCGNNEIEWGDWDWAYDSRYKTHPHYAIFHHDLPRIVRAEDPSKSHWISSPYSPDYKHPNDPTVGDQHPWGVSILTPGAADWWAYRGCVDRFPNEGGVIGASSPATLCQFLPENERYLLSPSWEHHDNPLACTDADPDQIGRAYATVELWLGRDPLTMEWQDYAFASALLQAEGLQEYIANYRRRMFSSAAAVFWSYNDSWPVTHGWTIVDYYLRRKLAYHPVRRAFQPVTVVAAEEDGVVTIWGVNDTPQEWSGELRYGIFALAGGLPRDETLAVTLAANASSPLARFERAEWDTAGLTKNGAFAVLLAEGPPIAQHRLFLERFKDLAFAEPCITTTVAGDTLTLTSDAFAWGVCLDVEGEVPLADNCFDLIPGVPYLMPWRAGSGEPRVVRLGNRDAVAPLARG
- a CDS encoding HTH domain-containing protein, yielding MRLHRLLAVLVLLESRGQLKARELAEALETSERTIHRDLATLCEAGIPIQAIAGPTGGFRLMEGYTNHLPQLHPNEAVGLFLRGIGMDPSEQREAHVDLQRALDVNSRPMCTTGRRLMCTTFR
- a CDS encoding S-methyl-5'-thioinosine phosphorylase, whose protein sequence is MRFGIIGGTGFYAIGEAVETRSVETAYGTVLVDLTPFGGEEVAFIARHGREHAVPPHQINHRANIAALRALGVERILASAAVGSLNSSIQPGELALPSQFIDFTHGRTSTFFEGARGQSPFGDSPSVRHVDMTEPYCPDLREAMQRAGRFLEQALHPSVVYVCTQGPRFETPAEIEMFRRLGGDVVGMTGVPEAPLAREAGLCYAALAVVANYAAGMSQEPLRHGQISSHMAGQVAVVKRVFADMIAAWKEPPAPSPGAGRCGNCAATGDAE
- a CDS encoding class II fructose-bisphosphate aldolase, whose translation is MLVPSKTIIEEAVKGNYAVGAFNAVNMESAQAIFAAAERERAPFIIQITQTTLAYTEPEELFAVIRALADRATVPVAAHLDHGRSFDVVMRFLRLGMTSVMIDGSLQEDGKTPRSDQENIEVTCKVVEAAHALGVTVEGEIGRLGVIEAAHEDHLTVPAEAKRFVEDTGVDLLAVGIGTTHGLYKGTPVIDHARLAEIHAVTPVPLVMHGGTGVPDDAVRKAVPLGIRKVNIDTQIRVAFFDAIGVQVHKTEKEHAEAEAKGGVRKYDIRKLLGPARDAMIEAIADRMRVFGAAGKA
- a CDS encoding DNA-processing protein DprA — its product is MIPRRLAWLALNHIPGAGAVTLLRLASRFGSPEAALEATTEDLIAVGSLTPAQATALRHLAADGGRLEKLEQRLQEAGIWLVTADDQAYPTNLRSLRDAPPLLYVRGSFAPADDAGVAIVGTRSPSQHGASVAADIARSLAGRGVTVVSGLALGVDGAAHRGALAAAGRTVAVLGSGLERVTPSRHRSLAEEVAGAGALVSEVPTGMLASRETLLARNRIQAGLARAVIVAQCRRGGGSFATAKRALQAGRPVLAVTWKEPEFAAGVERLETMGARAASTSEVARLAAQAAFDPLPRTPQLPLNDAA
- a CDS encoding gamma-glutamyl-gamma-aminobutyrate hydrolase family protein (Members of this family of hydrolases with an active site Cys residue belong to MEROPS family C26.), whose product is MAFTTPLIAVTGKRAPGSDVWTPRSAYLGALESAGAAHLAIQRREELGVAAGLLLTGGGDIAPWRYGRAAQPRLGPVDEERDELELELVADAQAGDLPVLAICRGMQVLVVAHGGRLWQDLPSELPHSLDHGRGAGRGAGAERASHQVLLGAGTVAAAAVGAVRAEVNSSHHQAAQTVGDRLVISGWGPDGVIEAVEMPGARFVLAVQWHPEDILECAGQAGIFAAFVAAARRR
- a CDS encoding crosslink repair DNA glycosylase YcaQ family protein, producing MSLSKEVIFAERLRRQRLLKPVKTRADYLALFSLLQPVSPPYFSYPGSPPSMTHRAVSDMELAERFRERRGLVKGRFLNKTIGYVLADDLELYANAFCRPLGKMTTMQRRVYDALATAGPLTPRQISEETDLLNKEVMPGLHRLQEAFLVYEDQLTTDWERGWYLFGSEWPEITIEKERWEPAGSEVLLRFLTGHVFATTRQIKDWSGWAVKDLNRLLAGLEARDAVVPITIRALGEGWLRPEDANLPADPVPPTVFMLHRADPLVRSHVTELRERYRGIEVLQYLLIDGAFQGAVSGHWRIGPHDVEDIIVDLSRGERAGRKAEIMQAVAWKYHLPSHRILRYAGEPLAA
- a CDS encoding stalk domain-containing protein; amino-acid sequence: MCCGMRIHKAILVAVLSVVTVALRSDASVGATSLDEARAMVKGAYDANRRGDHAEAVRLAGMVVSEKGDLAAYWAGPNAKHPAPEADIQDPVAFVRAQLQAARDTGAELNLEIAGTRARAELLRGYVGIGDWWAAARLAEEIVRENPRANLTWGDLWVARKHLAAGNPSFPWVLVLSAPGGRYLSSRRPVVESDVVWTEVRALAEMPDSRVQWDAGQRCATVAVGGRSFGFRPDSVEVGVDGKTIVAPQAPRMQDGRTWVSVEALTAAGFWSQSYPEARMVIVGIGPGAATIQGGGAGIEGR